From Macrobrachium nipponense isolate FS-2020 chromosome 6, ASM1510439v2, whole genome shotgun sequence, a single genomic window includes:
- the LOC135216570 gene encoding general transcription factor II-I repeat domain-containing protein 2A-like, with amino-acid sequence MQGFHVQKNMFIQKNKEAQDVTEMFLKSLRISVLNRMTVQRRIVDLSGDIVDQLKEKSKQFVYFSLATDESTDVTSTAQLLVFVRGVTEDFSIHEELVGLSSLKGQTTGSDLLNGLLEQISVIELDLDKLVGISTDGAPAMIGKQNGLVQLLI; translated from the exons ATGCAAGGTTTTCATGTGcagaaaaatatgtttattcagaaaaataaagaggCACAGGACGTAACAGAA ATGTTTTTGAAAAGTTTGAGAATATCAGTTTTGAATCGTATGACAGTGCAACGTCGTATTGTTGATTTGTCGGGTGATATAGTAGACCAGTTGAAGGAGAAAAGTAAACAATTTGTGTACTTCTCCCTAGCCACTGATGAATCTACTGATGTTACATCTACGGCTCAGCTACTTGTATTTGTACGTGGTGTGACAGAGGACTTTTCTATTCATGAGGAACTCGTAGGGCTCAGTTCATTGAAGGGGCAGACAACTGGTAGTGATTTACTTAATGGACTTTTAGAACAAATTTCAGTAATTGAGTTAGATTTGGACAAGTTAGTAGGAATATCAACTGATGGGGCTCCTGCAATGATAGGCAAGCAGAATGGATTGGTGCAGCTATTGATTTAA